GATGATCCACATTGGGATACTCTTCTAGAGTAGGAGCATTCTGTTTAGTATGGATCGATTGAGAAAATAAACTTTTTCCAGAACGGCGGTTAAATCGGTTAAAAATAAAAAAATAACAAAATGAGACTCATTTGAGATTAGGCAGGTGTTCCCACGTTCCCGATGTTCCCACCTTTGTACCAAACTTACCTCGCGTTATAGTTATCCCCCTATATTCCATATATATACTATTACTATATATATAATATACTAGGAACATATATATAGTAGTTATAGAGTGGATTTTGAGCGTTCCCGAAGGTAGGAACAGTAAGGAACATCATTTAGATCTTAAAAACCACACCAATTAAGTGATCTCTTTACTCTTTTCTATTTTCTATTTTCTTATACTATCGCATTGCTAATTACAAGGTTATGAATAAATACTTATTACTTATGTATATGAGAAATTATATTATTGCACTTGCCTATTCCAAAATAAATAGAAATAATTACACCAAAGATCTTTCAACTTAATAAATCTTGTGAAAGACTTTCTCAAAGAATTTATTTTACATGTTATTGGTAGCGGTATAGGTGGATATTTTCTTTTACGTAATCAATAATTCAACTCTTAATATATTACAGAACAAAATAACTCAATCAAGAGTTTTGAATGATAAAGAATTAACCACTTTGGCCTTGTTATGAATAATCTAATTGAATTTGAGAGAAATAAATACTTAAAACAAAATTCTCATTGGAATATAAAATCAATATTAAATAACCTAGATTAACTAGTAATTAGATGTTTAATAAAATGGTTATAAATTAATTATGAAAAACTTTATTTCTTTTATTGCTTTTGTTCTTTTATTTTTTGCACCTAATTTCGTATTAGGTTGCTCTGAACATCACGCTAAAAAAGAATTGTATGACACAAAAGAACAGGCAGAAAAAGAAGCTATTAAATCTGGTTGTGAAGGAGCACATAAAATGGGCAATCAGTGGATTCCATGCAATAGAAATTAATGAAATAGAGATTTTAAAAAGAATCATTTATAATATACAGATTATGTAGCTCACAAAATATATACTTTTCTAATTGTTCTAAACATTTTATTCACGAGTTATTTTGAAATCGACCAAAAAAACTTTCAAAAATATAATTTTTGTTTATATAATCTTTGTAATACAATTATTTTCCAGACCTGCTTTTGCTTGTATTGAAGGTATGACTTGGGGTATGGATTTATCCAGCGTTGAAAATCATCTTGGCGTAATGTTAAATCCAATTAAAAACACTCAGAAAGAAGATCTTTATGAAGTTAAAGATTTCAAAATGAGTGATCTACCTGTTTTAAGTCTCAAACTTCGAATTAAAAATGAGGAGGGTTTAAAGCAAATTGCTTATGAAATTGATTATGAAAATATGACGGAAGTTCTAGCAGGATTAAGAAATCGTTTTGGCTCTCCTATTGGAACAAGTGAAATAGTAGATGGAAATGAGCCGCAACAGCAATGGATATGGCATACTGGCGTTGATGTGATTACAGCAATTAAATCTGATAAAAGACCTTTTATTCTCTCATATAAGCCCTCTCTTTTAGACCCTTCTTTTCTTGGTTAAACTTAAAACAAAAAAGTCTAGCAAAACTAGAATATATAGAAATGTTTAAAAATCTTATCCCTCATTAAATAAAATTGTATAACTGAGTTACACGGAATATTTCTTATGAAAAATCTATTTATTATTTTTCTCGTTACTTGCATTTTCTTATCAGCCACCAAATCAGCAAAAGCCGATGGGAGATCCATTTTTAATTCAAATTGTGCTGCTTGCCATTTAGCTGGTGGAAATGCCGTCAATCCAGAAAAAACACTTCAACAGAATGCTTTAAAACAATATCTTGCTAATTACTCAACAGATGGAGAAGCTGCGATAATTACTCAGGTAACCAATGGAAAAGGTGCTATGCCTCCATTTAGCGATCGATTAAATAGTTTTGAGATCTCCGAAGTTTCCTCTTATGTCGAGGCAATGTCAATAGAGGGTTGGAGTTGATCGTATTAAACAATTAATCAAAGGATATTAACCAACTTTCTTTGTTATTCTAAGGGGAGTTATAAATTTTAACATGCCATAATTTTTAAGAATTATCTAAAAAATTATACAATCTGCCTTTTCAATAACTGTAGTCATAAAGCGATTGTAGCTAAATGAGCAATAACCACTATTAAACCTTTACCTTCTAGGATATCAAAAGAATTTGTTACAAAAGAGAACTGATATATAGAAGAATCCTTAGAGCTTTTTAATTCATCTCCTATTTTTTTTCGCTACTGTATAAAGAGTATTCAAGTTGTAATCAAATTCTGCTCTCCTTTGATTTTCCTTTAGGCTTCCTCTTCTGAAGATGGATAATCGTAAGTGAGGAATCCAACCATAGAGAAAGCAGACAATGTTTTTGAACATTGTTTCGGGTCAATTCTACCAAAAAGAAACAAGGCACTTTTAGAGCTCATTTCAAGTTTTTCAAATATATAATTTTTCTCCAATTAATCAGAATCTGTTGTAAAACATATTCAAGACCCTTCTTTTGCGTTTCTTCAAAAAGGAGGTCTATTAGAAATAAGCATTCTTTTTTATAGCTAGTTTAGCTTGGGTAAGCCTTTCTGTTTTTTGATTTTCGCCCTAATGAGTAAAAGTTTGGTCATAAACGTTTTATTTTAATGGAAATTCCATTCCCTTATTTCTAGGTCGATGCAGCAGAGAACTGAAGGGGATCCGGTAAACCTTTCAAAAGCTTGTTATTGCAATGGTTCTTGAGAGATCTTTCTATTGCTATTATTAGGGTGCCTTACCCGCATGCCTTACCAAATTAATAAATTGAAATAAAGTAAGTTATAATTACACTTTTGTAAAAAGTGACAGATCACAAGAAGCTTGAATTAAAGATATTTGAGATATTTTATAGCTTTTCCAGGTCCTACATCCCAGTTTTTAGCTTCTTCAATAGCTTTGGCTTTTGTGGGATATGCATAAATATTCATTGAATCTAATGAATTATTTTGTTTAGTGCTTTGTTCAATTTTAGGTCCTACAGTAGTCCAAACTTTTAATCCCATAGTTGCCACTCCAGCAGAGAAAACTCCAATCCCAACTATACTATGGAGGCATTTATTACTCCCATTGCAACTACACCAAGAGAAACTACTCCCATTGGCACAATTCTAATGGTGACAATGCCCATGGGAACTATTCCTCTTGGATATATATATATATATCCAAGAGGAGCTATCCCTATTGCAATCTTTTTTGGCTTGCTTCCGCAATGTGGAGGACCGTCGGTTGAATTCTGATTAGTATTTACTGAATCTTTCATTTAAGACTTAATGATGATGGTGCTGATTGAGATCCTTTGTGTCCTTGTCATGAGAACTTTCATGAAATTCATGAGTTGAACAAGGCTTCCACTTATTACCCATTTTATGCGCTCCTGTGCAATTGAAATTCTTAGCGGCTTTTTCAGCTTCTTTTCTAGTTTCAAAAAGTGCAGGAATTTTTGTTTCTTCAACTTTTGAAGTGAGGCCAAGATTAAATAGGATGGTTACTAAGAAAATTGGAGAAATAATGAATGTTTATTTCAAAGGAATTGTAAGGATTTATTCCGATCTTAATATGTAATTACTAGTTAATCTAGATTCTCTAAAAAATATTTTTAATAATGCTTCCTCCTCTGAAATTATTTGCGCCTGTATTTGTTGCAATAGTTATGCCTCTTGTTCATACAGAAGGCATAAATCATAAGCATAATTGTTCTCACATTAATATAACCGAAGGAATTCAATCAAAATTGATTATAGGAAAGAATCATTTTCTTTTAGTAGATGTTACTGGGGAAGAGATTATGAATTTTGATTACGACTTAAATTTATTTGGTATGACAAGCTTTATAGGAACAGATATTTTAATGACTGTTTTTCCTGCTGGGAATTTTAATATTATGAATCCCTTTGTAATGACGGAAGCTTCTAGTGAGGATACTTTATTCGTTTCAAGTAAGGATTTTACTTGTAATACCAATAAATACAAAATAGGCTCAGAAACCAGAAATGAAATTTCAGAACTTAAAAAGAAAATTTTAAAAATTAGAGATGAAAATAAAAAACATGAAAAAGAAATAAAATCTCTGAGAGAACTATTGACAAAACACTCCAAATTGTTTGCTTTGATTGAGAAAAATTATTATATTTCAAAAAACTATAATAATTCAATAATTGACGAAAATAAGAAACTTATTTCAAGATTAAAAACACTAATTCTTAGACTTGAACAAATAGATAGATTATCTCCACTCTAGATATAAATATAAATTCATAGAAAGATTATTTTTGTTTGAGATGATGATTCTTTAAGTAAAGGTATATTATCTAAATGATCCAGGTATGAGCATTGCTTAGCGGCTTGTATGGGGTGATGATTAATATTTTATAGCCTCTGTTTATACACCTTCTTCTGATGGCGGAAATACAATTAAGAGTACTTATGCTAATAATTATTCATAGTATGAAATCTATAGTACTATAGTACTTACAATGTTTAATAAGTTAAGATGTTTTCCCTTTTCAATAGGTGTTAATTTTGGATGGAAGAGTACAAATATAGGTTGAAATTCTTATGTAATTGTTAATACTGTTAATACATTCAAAATTACGATGCCTAAGGAAAATATAATTAAATATTAAATTATCAAATGTTTTTTTACTGATGAGCCCCACAAGGATGACTATGGTGAGGATAATCCATTAGCATAGATGACTTTTTACTAAATACTGATAATTCACTGTATTTTAATCACGCTATTAATCTTTTCGTGTCAGAAGGATGGAGCTGATAAGTAGACTAATATTTTAGGAGAAAATTCGTTAATTCTTATTAAGAACAAAATATATTTATGATATCGAGACAAATTTTTAATTCTGTAGTTTGATAGTAATATTCTTCATTAAGGCTAAATTGTATTATAGGGTTCAATAGTTCTATAATTTTAGGTTTAGTATATGATAAATTACCTTTATATTTTGAAATGAAAAGGACACAATTGAATATAAATATCGATCCAGATCTTTTACAAAAAATAAAATCAAGTGCAAGAAAATCAGGCAAATCTTTAGTTGAATACATAACTGATTCTTTTCAAGACCATTTGTATAATTTTCCTTCAGAAGATTTAGAAATGAAACTCAATAATTTTGAACAAAGACTGAGATTAATTGAAGAAAATATCGGTTCAGTAAAAAAGATAAATAAACAGTTTGTAGATTTTACCCCTCATGAAGCAGCTAATTACAGTCGTTTTATTAAAGCTATTTTCGAAAGAGAGTTTAAAAGCAAAAAATATAATTCAAGTAAAGATGCATGGCAAGATTTTATGACACATTTTACTCGTTTTGATGAATGGAATGAAATATTGACGTTAAGATTAAAGGAGATTATTTTTATCGATCATGCTGATTCACTTACTTGTAATGAAATAAATTCTCTTAGGAATAGTAAAAAATGTCCCTCTCCTCTAAGAACTGGATTAATTAATTGGATTAACAATTCAGAAAAAGAATGTTGTTGTAATAATAATTATTTTCCTTCAGAGAAAAGTATCGGAGAAAATGGAACAGACTTAATTAGTAATCCAATTCTTTAATTTTACTTTTTTAATACACTAGAAATAGTTTCCAAAGTTAGAAATTTTTTTATTTATTAAATGCGTTAGGAAGTAAACGAATTATTGATGTAGATGCTGAGTAATTTATCTTTCTTAAATAATAATTATGAATATGATTTTCATTGCCAAAATATTATTTAATATTGTATTTTTAAATTTATTAAAAATGATAATCGTTTTCTTATTTTAATTTTATAAAATTGATAAACTATTGGTAAAATTGACTTTTTATAATATATTATTTATATTGAGAAATAATTTTTTAAATTATGGTTATTACTTTAAAAAAAATCTATTAATAGATACTTTAATTTCAAACGAGAAAGAAGTTTGCCCAGGTTGTGGTTCTGTTTGTCCTTGCGACTGTACAGATTGTGAAGAATGTTCATCAGGCAAAAATCACTAATTTAAGTAGAAAAATGAATTCTAAAAATTATGTTCATCAGAACTTAAGAGTCCCTTTAATAATTATTCCTGTATATTTGTTTTTTATTAGTATCTGCAATCCAGTATTTGCTCATCATCCATTTGGTATGGGTGAAAGTTCTACATTAACTTCTTGGCAGGGATTTATCAGTGGTATTGGTCATCTCTTATTAGGTCCAGACCATCTACTTTTTATTTTGGCAATAAGTCTTATTGGATTGAGATTCCCAACAAAATGGATATTACCTTTATTAGGTTTTGGTTTAATTGGAAGTGCTATTGCGCAAATTTTGTTATTTCCAGAATTTATTATTCCCTACGCAGAAGCATTAGTATCTTTAAGCTTAGTTGTAGAAAGTATGATCATTTTGGGCTATTTGCCAAGCTCATTACTTTTACCCTTGATTTCTTTGCATGGTTACTTGATAGGAGGTGCGATTGTTGGTGCTGAGCAAAGTCCTCTATTAAGTTACTTTTTAGGGATATTTATAGGGCAAGGAACTTTGCTATTAATAGCCCTATACTTATCAGAACGCATTGGAAAAATTTTAAAAAGTAAAAATTTAGTTTCAGGAATTTTAATTGGTATTGGAGCAGCTTTTTCATGGGTTGCACTTATTGATTAATAAGAGTTCTAAAATTTTGGAGAACAACCTAAGTGATGGAAGTGGCAATAAAAGGCACTAGATAAATAAGTGACGAGCGCATGAACTGTTTACTAGTTACTCTCCAGCTACCTTTTCGCAAAATGAGACAAGATATATTATTTCTAATCTATTGGTATAACTGATCGGAGCGACAGGATTCGAACATTCGACCTAGTGCTCCCAAAGCACCCAGTACGCAATTTGCGACAGTACCCATGAGAACGAATTGAAGCTATAGCTTATTAGTTGGTAATACTAGGATTTAGTTGAGTCTTAATTTTACTCATGTATGCAGCAATGTATGGCATGGATATGCAAATAATCGCTAAATAATCGCTGAGCTGAAACCTAGTGCTAAAAGGGAGTAATTTTTATCAAATAATACAATAAGGGTTACTAAAAGATTTACTGCAAAATAATCTATTGCGTTTATGTTCTTCTAATGATTTTGAATAAATATTAGCTGTGAGAATTGCTCCGAAATTTATTAAAACCACAGTTAATACAAGTAGCTCTATACCGAGGTTGGTCATAAGATTACCCTCCTTAAATTTATAAAAAAACTCTATAACGAAATAATCAATATTGAATAGAGTTTAAATTCTTATTTTTGGGAATCTAAATCATCTGATAAGGGTTCCCAATCACAACTGTCTACACATTCTTCTAAAGTATTTTCAGAAGAACTTTTAAGTTCGCAACTACGGAGAAAATCATAAAACGCATACTTAGGATCTAATTCGTTTTTGAATTGTTTATTTCTGAAAGTATTCATAATTAAACTCCTTTTGCTTTTTTCTCGAGTTGATTAATTAATTTGTCTAACCAAAGTGTGTTATCGATCTTCTTGGTATTTTTGAAGTATTTCGTTTTGTAAGTACTCATGAAGTTAAACCTCAATCAGTGGAACTAAATTAAATGCAATGATTTAAATTTCCTAGAGCAAAAATACTCTTTATGAAAATAGTGAAATATTAAAAATCGATTAATTGATATTTTTCCTTAAGTATTTGCACTCTTGATTTTAAGAATAAGTGATACTAAATAACTACTAGATCAAAGGAGGTTAATTATGACTTGCGGAAATCCTATTAAACATAAGTTCCAAAATGCTTTTAATTCTTTTATTGATGCGATTTCATTTGAAAGAAAATTAAGTGATGACCAAATGGAATGTATGCAGTTTGGTATATGTGACTATTCACCAAAACAAGTAGAGGAAGTACCTTTTTTTCATTACTAAATAGTTTTGATTAAAAGCGATTAAGGGGGCAAGGTTATGCAAGGTATGGCAAATAATCGCTATATAATCGCTAAGTCTTATTTTTCTTATAGTTGGCAATAAAAAAGAGAGTCTGGGAAACTCTCTTGTATGACTTGGTTTTTAAATGGTCGGGGCGACAGGATTCGAACCTGCGACCTAGTGCTCCCAAAGCACTAACACGCAATTAGTGAGACTCTGTTATCTCAGCTATAACTTCAATCATGTACTGCATAAGACTGCACGAGACTGCACACTTTTGCCTAAGTAAGGTTATATTTCTACGGATTTGCGTAGAATAAAAGAGGAGCACTCGGACGCTTTGTGGTAGAAACTAACTCTTGGATAAAAGTATTTAGAAGAGCAATTAAAGTCTCTGTTGGAACTGGATGGACTGTTCAACCTGATAGAGGAAATATTCGTGTTTTATATGGGAAAAAAGCATCAGGATTTTTATCAATAAACCTTCCATACAAATGGCAAGAAGATCAATGGGTTGAGGCTCTTAAGCTCATACAAAATGCTGCTGATACTTATGAAAACTATAAATCCAATATTTCTTTAAAAGCTGCTTTTGATATTTCACAGAAATCATCATCTAAATTCGAGCTGAACTGGGATACGGCTCTCGAAAATTACAGAAACTCTAATAAACATACCATCCAAGAAAATACATGGAAAAGGAAGCACCTTCCTGTAATTACAGCAATTCTCTTTTACGTAAAGAGATCAAAAGCAAGACCTCAAAATGGGAAAAGATTATGGGATAAAGTCAGTAATGAATATCAACATGGTAAAAATTTAGAAAAAAGAGGTTGGGCTAAAGGCACAACCATGCGAAGACATATGAGATTAGCTTTTAATAGATTCTTAAATTGGTGCGTAGAAAGAGAAGATTTTCCATCATATTGGAGACCACCAGTTTTTAATAAAGCTGAAGAAGAAGTAACTACAGAAAAGAGAGTAGGTTATCCATTAACAGATTCCCAAATTGGAAGATTGGTTGATGCGTTTGCAGATAATGAGCATGCAGCAAAATGGCAATTTGCAACTCAGCTTTGTGCCGTATATGGATTGAGGCCTGAGGAACTTAGATATTTAGTTCTAAAAAATAATAAAACAGAACTTTGGACTACTTATAAGAAATCGAATTCAAAGATAAATGGAAGAAGATTATTTCCTTTATTTGTTTTGGATATAGATGGAAATCCTTTTGAATGGTGCCTTACTTTGCAGCAAAGGTTTGCTGCTGGAGAACTTCTTCCTCAAATATCCAAAGGACAAGGCGCAGATAGGTTAGGCAAACAGTTAAGAGATAGAAGTCCTAAGAATGTTTGGTTGTCAATTTGCAAGGAAGCTGAAGTTGAGGGGCAAGAATGCACACCTTATTCTTTCCGGCATAGATACGCCTATGTTGCTCATAATAGGATCAATAAAAATGGCACTTATAGATCACCAAAACAAATAGCAGATGCAATGGGACATGATCTTGAAAC
This region of Prochlorococcus sp. MIT 0604 genomic DNA includes:
- a CDS encoding DUF3721 domain-containing protein, producing MKNFISFIAFVLLFFAPNFVLGCSEHHAKKELYDTKEQAEKEAIKSGCEGAHKMGNQWIPCNRN
- a CDS encoding c-type cytochrome, producing the protein MKNLFIIFLVTCIFLSATKSAKADGRSIFNSNCAACHLAGGNAVNPEKTLQQNALKQYLANYSTDGEAAIITQVTNGKGAMPPFSDRLNSFEISEVSSYVEAMSIEGWS
- a CDS encoding HupE/UreJ family protein, with protein sequence MFVLATVQIVKNVHQAKITNLSRKMNSKNYVHQNLRVPLIIIPVYLFFISICNPVFAHHPFGMGESSTLTSWQGFISGIGHLLLGPDHLLFILAISLIGLRFPTKWILPLLGFGLIGSAIAQILLFPEFIIPYAEALVSLSLVVESMIILGYLPSSLLLPLISLHGYLIGGAIVGAEQSPLLSYFLGIFIGQGTLLLIALYLSERIGKILKSKNLVSGILIGIGAAFSWVALID